A region of the Flintibacter sp. KGMB00164 genome:
TTCCAAAAGCGCATTTTAAAGGACAGAGACAGGGCCACCGAGGTGAGCACCAGGGGGACAAAGACCTTGAGATAGTTTTCAAAGGTCTTATAGGCGATCTTGTTGCCGATCATGCCCATGGTGAACATACGCTGGTAATAGGCGATGGGGTTGACTCCGATGGCCAGCAGCAGCAGGCCGCCCACCACCAGCGCCAGCAGAACCGCCCCGAGATAGAGCGACAGCTTTTTCCACATCGGACAGCTGTCCCGCTTTACGATATGAAATCCCATGTCACTCCTCCTCCCTCTTGCTCTGCTCCAGCTGCTCCTGGGAAATGTTGGTGTCCTTGGCGATGCCGGCAGGCTTGTCCTCATACTTGTTGGTCAGATCCAGCGCGCCGGTCATCATCAGGCCCAGCTCCTCCTTGCTGGTCTTGTGGGCGTGGACCACGCCCATCACCTTTCCGTGGCACAGGACCATGATCTTGTCGCACAGGGCCAGCATCACGTCCAGGTCCTCGCCCACAAAGAGGATGCCCACGCCGTCCTTTTTCTGCTGGTTGAGGATGTTATAGATGGCGTAGGAGGAGTTGATATCCAGGCCGCGCACCGGGTAGGCAGTGACGATGACGTTGGGACCGGCCTTGATCTCCCGGCCCAGCAGCACCTTCTGCACGTTGCCGCCGGACAGGCGGCGCACCGGCGTCTCGGTAGAGGGCGTCACCACGCCCAGCTGCTCAATGACCTGCTCCGCCGCCGCCCGGCCCGCCTTCCGGTCCACCAGGGGACCCTTGGTCTCGGAGTAGTTTTTCAGGATCATATTGTCCGTAATGGACATGGAGGGCGCCAGGCCCATGCCCAACCGGTCCTCCGGGATGAAGGACATGGAGATGCCCTTTTCCAAAATAGCCTTGGGGGAAAGGCCCACAATGTTGTCTCCCTTGTGGATCATCAGGCCCGACCGCACCGGCCGCAGGCCGGCAATGGCCTCGCACAGTTCCTTCTGGCCGCAGCCCGCAATGCCGGCCACGCCCAAAATCTCGCCGCCGCGGATATAGAAGCTCACCTTGTCGATGGCCACCGCGCCCTCGTCGTTGTCGATGGTGAGGTCCCGGATCTCCAGCAGAGGCCGGGTCTTTTCCACCACAGGGCGCTCGATATTCAGGTCCACCTTCCGGCCCACCATCCACTCGGTGAGCTCCTGCTCGTTGGTCTGGGCCGTCTCTACGGTGGTGATGTACTCGCCCTTGCGCAGGATGGCCACCCGGTCGGAAATGTCCATCACCTCATTGAGCTTGTGGGTGATGATGATGATGGAGTGTCCCTGCTCCTTCATGCGGCGCAGCACCGCAAAGAGCTTTTGGATCTCCTGCACCGTCAAAACGGCGGTGGGCTCGTCCAAAATGATGACCTTGGCGCCGTAATACAGCACCTTGATGATCTCCAGGGTCTGCTTTTCCGACACGGCCATGTTCTTGACCTGCTTTTTGGGGTCGATGTCAAACCCAAACTTTTTGGCCATGGCCTCGATCTGGGCATAGCGGTCCTTTTTCAGCAAAAAGCCCGCCTTCTCCTTGCCCATCCAGATGTTGTCCGCGGCAGAGAACACCTCCACCAGCTTGAAGTGCTGGTGGACCATGCCGATCCCCAGGCGCTTGGCCTCCTGGGGGGAGTGGATGGACACGGACTTGCCCTCCACGAAGATCTCGCCTCCGTCGGGCTGGTAAATGCCGGAGAGCATATTCATCAGCGTAGTCTTGCCCGAGCCGTTCTCTCCCAACAGCGCCAGGATCTCGCCCCGGCGCAGGGTCAGGTTCACGTCCTTGTTGGCCACCACGCTTCCGAAGGTCTTGGTAATCCCCCGCATTTCAATGGCGTATTCCTCCGCCATGGAATCACACTCCCTCTTTTGTATCTGCAAATCGTTGTCGGTTTTGTTTCAGGCTTGGTTTTTCCAGTTCAAACCGGACCTTGTTCCGGCCCAAACTGCAAAAATCAAAACCGGGCCGGCCGGTTGGCCGGCCCGGTTGTTCGGGTCTTCAGACAGCTGCGCGGGCGGATCAGGCCACCACAACGCCCTTCACCAGGTAGTTCATGCTGCCGGTGATGACGCTGTCCTCCACGGAGGGACCGCCGGCGGGCACGATCTCGGTGTTGGCGGCTACGACCACCTGGTCGTCCTTCACCTCATCCCGGTCGCTGGTGACCAGGGGAGCGTCCACCTTCTCGATGGTAGCCTTGCCGTCGGTGACGGTGATGTTCAGCTTCACGCCGGAGAACACATCCCACTCGCCGGAGGCGATCAGGGCCTTGACCTGGTCAATGGCGTCCTGAGTACCGGCAGCGCAGTTCTCGCTCAGGGGGGACACGTCAACCATGCCCTCATTCAGGCCGCCGTAGTAAGCGGGGCCGCCCATCTTCTCCACGAACTGGTCAGCGGACTCGCACTCCATGGCGGTCTGGATGGCCAGCTTGTAGTACACATCCCAGTTCCACACGGGAGCGGTGAGGTGGGCAGCGGGGGCGTCGGCGGTCATGTCGGAGTTGTAGCCGCAGCCGAACTGGCCGGCCTTCTCCGCGGCCAGCTGGGGCTGAGCGGAGTCACAGTGCTGGGCGATCACACCGCAGCCGTAGCTCTTGATGAGCTCCTCGGCAAAGGCGTACTCGTTGACCTCGTCGGTCCAGGTGCCCAGCTCCTTGACATAGACGGTGGCGTTGGGGTTGACGGCCTGCACGCCCAGGGTGAAGCCGTTGATACCGGAGCAGGTCTCGGCGTACTCGGTATCATAGGCGGAGACATAGCCGATGTTGTTGTTGCCGGTCTCCAGGCTCTTGAGACCAGCGGCGATGCCGGCCAGGTAGCGGGCCTGATAGATACGGCCGAAGTAGTTATTGTAGTTGGTGTCGTTGCTCTTAAAGCCGGTGGCGTGGGAGAAGATCACGTCGGGATACTCCTGAGCCTTCACTTCCATCTCGTTGAGGTAACCGAAGGAGATGCCGAAGATGATGCTGCAGCCCTCACCCACCAGGGTGTCCACGGCGGCGCCCACCTGGGTGTCGTCCTCGGGAACCTGGTCCACGATGACCAGCTGGGTCTCGGGATCCATACCCAGCTCCTTCATGGCCTTGGTGATGCCGGTGTGATGGGCATAGGTGTAGCCGGCGGTGTCGCTCTTCTTGTTGATATAGATGGCGCCTACCTTAAAGTCGGAATTGCTGGTCTGGGAGCCGCTCTGGCTGCCGGAACCGCTGCCGGAGCCGCTGCTGCCGCAGGCAGCCAGGCCCAGGACCATGGCAAGAGCCAGTACAAGTGCGAGAATCTTCTTCATGTGCAAAGTTCCTCCTTGTTTTCTCATTCGTTTCCTATTCCTCTTTTTTATTAAAACCGGTTTTCCCGGTTTTAACCACGGTAAGGGGACGCTCAGTCCACGAACTCCACGCCGGTCTCCTCGTTCATACTCTTGACTCTTGCCAAAGATTCCACCCGCAGGCCCTCGGCGCGCAGGCGGTCACCGCCGGGCTGGAAGGCCTTCTCGATGACGATGCCGGCGCCCACCAGCTCCGCTCCGGCATCCTTCACCAGCTTGGCCAGCCCCTCCAGGGCGGCGCCGTTGGCCAGGAAGTCATCGATGAGCAGCACCTTGTCGCCCGGGCCCAAAAACTCCTTGGCCACAATGATGTTGTACACACGGCCGTGGGTAAAAGACTCCACCTGGGAGGTGTACACCTCACCGGCGATGTTCTTGGTCTGGTTCTTTTTGGCAAAAATCACCGGACAGTGGAAAAACTGCGCCGTGATACAGGCGATCCCAATGCCCGAAGCCTCAATCGTCAGGATCTTGTTCACGTCGCAGTCTGCAAATCTGCGCTTAAATTCTTTGCCGATCTCCGCGAAGAGATCGACATCCATCTGGTGATTCAGAAAACTGTCCACCTTCAGCACGTCGGTGCCCTTGACCTTCCCATCTTTGCGAATCCGTTCCTTCAAAAGCTCCATAGGCCGGCCGCCACCCTTTCTATCTGTAAAATATAAACAAATAATGCACGGAAACAACGGCGTGGCCCGACAGTGCGGGCCACGATCCGATAGAAATACATTTTTATTGTACAAAATAATTGCCCATTGTGCAATCCCTTTTCTAAATTTTTTGTGACCGGACTGTGAAAGCAATAAAAAAAGCCTCTCCCAACTGGGAGAGGCTTGAAGCAATGCAATTAGTCGGTGACGTAGGGCAGCAGGGCGACCTGACGGGCGCGCTTGATGGCCTCGGTCAGCTGACGCTGATGCATGGCGCAGGTGCCGGTGGTGCGGCGGGGCAGGATCTTTCCGCGCTCGGAAGTATAGCGGCGCAGCTTGGCAGCGTCCTTGTAGTCGATGCACTCGACCTTGTCCACGCAGAAGGCACAGACCTTGCGGCGCTTGCGGCCGCGGGGAGCCCGGTTTTCACGTTCCATAGCCATGAGAGTAACCTCCTTTTACGACCATATACGGTCTAAGATTTAAAACGGCAGCTCGCCGTCGTCGTCAGAGAGTTCGGCAAACTGGTCGCCGCCCATGGAGGGGGCGCCGTAGCCGGAGGGGGCCGCAGGTGCGGCCGGAGCAGCGGGGGAAGCGTAACCGCCGGAGGCATAGCCGCCGGAGTATCCGCCGCCGGAGGCGTAGCCGGAGCTCTGATAGCCTCCGTCGCCGTCCCGCTTGGAGTCGCCGAAGTAGACGTTATCCGCCACGATCTCGGCGCTGCGGCGCTTGCCGCCGTCTTTATCCGTCCAATCCCGGATCTGCAGCCGGCCCTCTACCACGGCCATGCGGCCCTTGGTGAAGTAGCGGCTGACAAACTCGCCGGTCTGGCGCCAGGCTACCACGTCGATAAAGTCGGTGGAGCGCTCGCCAGTGGACTTGTCCTTAAAATCCCGGTCCACCGCAAGGGTGAAGGAGGCCACAGCGGTCCCAGTCTGGGTATGGCGCAGCTCCGGGTCACGGGTCAGGCGACCCATGATAATGATTCGATTGAGCATTTTAGCTCCCCCTTACTGGTCCTTGCAGACGATGAGGGAACGCATCACGCCGTCGGTGATCCGGAAAATACGGTCCAGCTCGGCGGGGATAGCGGCAGCGGCGTTGAAGGTCATCAGGACGTAGTAGCCCTCCATCAGATCGTTGATGGGATAGGCCAGACGGCGCTTGCCCCACTCGTCGATCTCGGAGACGGTACCGTTAGCCTCCACGACGGCCTTGAACTTCGCAACCAGAGCAGCGATGGCCTCCTCGCTCAGAGCGGGGTCCAGGATATACATCGCCTCGTAGTTCGCAGTGATCTTTGCCATGTTTCTTGCACCTCCTTATGGTCTTGTGGCCCCCGGTCTTCATGCCGGGAGCAAGGATAAGGCCCGCCTTCTCAGGAAGACAGGCCTAATTATTATATCTGATTTTGTCCAGAAGTCAAGGGGTTACCTCTATAATAATTTAAAATTTTTCCACTTTGAGGTCCTCCCGGGGGAGCTTTTCCCAGGAAAAGAGGGGGACGAGCTGCTGGGCGGTGATGGGCGCGGGCTCGGGAATGAGACCGGCCAGATGGGCCAGGCGGCCCAAAAGCTCGGGCGCGGTATACCGGCTCTGGAGCTCCCCCAGCTCCTGGTCCCGGTCCCGCTTGGCCAGCCGCCGCCCGTCGGCGGCCAGCAGCAAAGGCACGTGGCCATACTCCGGCTCCGGCAGCCCCAGCAGCCGCTGGAGATAGATCTGCCGTGGTGTGGACGAGAGCAGGTCGCTGCCCCGCACCACCTGGGTTACCCCCATGGCGGCGTCGTCCACTACCACCGCCAGCTGGTAGGCGTACACCCCGTCGGAGCGGCGCAAAATGAAGTCTCCGCAGTCGGTTTTTAAGTCCTCTTTGTATTCTCCCTGTAAAAGATCGCGGAATGTAATGGATTCCTGACCCACTTTGACCCGCCAGGCCGGGCGGCGGGTCTGGCTGAGAGCCTCCCGCTCCGCCTCGGTCAGCCGGGAACAGCGGCCGTCGTAGATCGTTTGGCCGTCGCTGCGGTGAGGCGCCGAGGCGGCCAGGCGCTCAGCCCGGGTGCAGTAGCAGGGATAGATAAGGCCCCGCTCCTCCAGGGCGTGGAAGGCCTCCGCATATACCGCCGTGCGCTCCGACTGGTACACCGGCTGGTTGTCCCAGGTGAGTCCAAGCCACTCCAGATCCCGCATCACCTGGTCGCACCAGGCCCGGGTACACCGGTCCGGGTCCAGGTCCTCCAGCCGCAGCACCATCTCGCCCCCCTGGCTCCGGGCGCTGAGCCAGGCCAGCAGCGCCGACCACAGGTTGCCCAGGTGCATCCGTCCGCTGGGGCTGGGGGCAAAGCGGCCCCGCACTGTTTTCTGTTCCATGGTCCGCCCCTCCTCTCCTTGTTGTGCCAAGGATACCACACCCCGCCGCCTCCCTGCAAGGCTCTTGCCAGAAAGCCCCAAGGGCGGGTATAATGGAGGGCGAAAAAATCCCAGAAATTTTTTCGTCTCCACGCAATAAAATGCCCCCGTTCCCCATTTCATAAATGACAGGAGAAATGCGCCATGCTGATGCTATTGGCAGCACTGCAAAGTGAATATGGCGTCCCCGACCCCCAGCAGCTGGAAGAGCTGATGGCGGGCCTGGCCGCCGGAGACCGGGAATCTCTGGCTCAGCTGTACCATCGCACCCGGGCGGCGGTATACGGCCTGGCCCTGTCCATTCTGGGCAGCGGACACGACGCGGAGGACGTGACCCAGGACACCTACGTGACCGCCTGGGAGAAGTGCCACCTCTACCGCCCTCAGGGCACCCCCATGGCCTGGCTGCTCACCATCACCCGGAACCTGGCCCGCATGAAGCTGCGGGACCGGGGCCGCACCCAGGACCTTGGAGAGGAGCAGTGGCACGCTATCCCCGCCCAGTCCCCCTCGGTGACCCCCGAGGACCGGGCCGTGCTGGAGGCCGCTCTCAACATCCTCAGCGACCAGGAACGGCAGATCGTGGTGCTCCACGCCGCGGCCGGTCTCAAACACCGGGAGATCGCCAAGCTGCTGGAGCTGCCTTTGCCCACCGTGCTGTCCAAGTATCGCAGAGCCCTGTCAAAACTCAAGACCAAACTGGAAGGAGATGACGCCCTATGACAGACCATGAGTTGGAACGCAGGCTGCGCACCGCCCTGGATCACGCCGCCCCCAACGACCTGGAGGGCGTGCTCTCCCGGTGTGAAACGGGGAAAGGAACTGTGATCGACATGACAAATGCCGTGGAAACGAAGAAGAAAAAGAAACGCTGGGCTCCCCTGGCGGCGGCCGCCTGTCTGGCCCTGGTGCTGGTTGGCGGCGGCGGAGGCTACTACTATTACAGCGCCAACAACGCCGTGGCCTCTCTGGTATCCCTGGACGTGAACCCCAGCATCCAGCTGGAGGTTAATAAAAACGAAAAAGTTCTCTCTGCCACCCCCATGAACGACGACGGAGCGGAGATTTTGGACGGCATGGACCTGAAAGGCACCCAGGCCGACGTGGCTATGTACGCTATCATCGGCTCCCTCCTGCAGCACGGCTATGTGGATGAGCTGGCCAACTCCATCCTCATCACCGTGGAAGACGACGACCAGGCGCGGGGCGAGAAGCTCCAGCAGGAGCTCACCGCCCAGGCCGACGCCGCCCTGGCCAATGCTCAGGTGAACGGCGCGGTGCTGGCTCAGACCCTCCAGAACAGCGAGGAGCTCAGTCAAAAGGCCCAGGAGTACGGCATTTCCACTGGCAAGGCGGCCCTGATCCAGGCCATCGTGGCGGGCAGCAACAACACCAAGACCTTTGAGGATCTGGTGGGCCTGTCCATCAACGAGCTGAACCTCCTCTATACCGCCCAGGCTCCTCTGGAAGGACAGACTTCCGGCAATGAGCAGAACACCGGCACAGCCAACACCGCCCCCATTACCACCTCCGGCTCCGCCAGCCAGAGCGCCTACATCGGCCTGGAGGCCGCCAAGGAGGCCGCTTTGAAGCACGCTGGGGTCTCCGCCTCTGACGCCACCTTTGTGGAGGCCGAGTACGACTATGACGATGGACGCATGGTCTATGAGGTGGAATTCCACGTGAAGGGCACCGAATACGACTATGAGATCGACGCCCAGACTGGGGCGGTGGTGAAGTATAAGAACGAGCAGAACGGCGCCAACACCGGCGCCTCCGGTTCTGCCAATACCTCCTCCTTCATCGGGGAGAGCGCCGCCAAGGCCGCCGCCCTCAACCACGCCGGGGTCAGCGAGAGCAGCACCAAATACTGCAACGCCTGGCTGGAGTACGACGACGGCCGCGCCGAGTGCTATGAGGTGGAATTTATGGCGGGCAACACCCGCTATGAGTACAAGATCGCTCTCACCTCCGCCACCGTGCTGGAGAGCGAGCGGGAGAGCTACGGCGGCTCTGGAAGCTCTGGACAATCCACCGGCCAGAGCGGCAGCCAGACCAGCGGCGGCTCCGGCACTTCCTCCACCGACATCGGTGCGGAAAAGGCCAAATCCATCGCCCTCAACCACGCGGGGGTCAGCGCCAGCCAGACCTCTGAGATGAAGGTGGAGCAGGACTGGGACGACGGCGTTCTGGAGTATGAAGTGGAGTTCAAGGCCGGCGGGGTGGAGTATGAGTACACCATCCACGGCGGAACGGGACAGATTTTGAAGTACGAATCCGATCGGGATTAAGAAGAAAGCCCTGGCTGTCAACGGCAGCCAGGGCTATTTGTTTGGGGAAAAGTTACGCCCTGCGGGGCGTCCTACTTTGCCCACGGCGGCAAAGTAGGCAAAACGCCGCCGGGGGCCGCCTTCGAGGAACACTTTGCCTGCGGCAGTGTTCCTAGGCGGCTTGCCCCCGGTCCCCCAATTACGGGGGCGGGTCCCTTTGAGCGTTTGGTCCGTTTCGGCGGCCTAAGTTTTGACCGTGCATCCCTCTACTCTCGGCCCACAGGGGCCTTTTTCCATCAGAATTTAAAGCTATTTTCTTCTAACGCACACCGCCTGGCGCCTGCCTACCTGTTGGGTGCGGCGGTGGTCGGGCGAACCAGCTGCCACGGTTTTGCCAGGGTAGGCGGTGTCCGTACAGCGCAGATACTTTTAAATTTCTGACCCGGCAGGGGCCTGTGTCCCCGAGGCAAGAAGGACCAGCGGTCTTGTCTTTGCCCGCCGGATAGAATTGCCCATTTCCCAGGAGGGCGTCCCCCGTAACCGGGGGTCTGGGGGGCAGATGACTGTGAGCGCCCGCTCCGCGAAGGCGCTCACCGGAATCAACCCCCAGTCACTCTTTGGTTCCTTTCTGGTGATCCAGAAAGGAACCCGCCCCGCAGGGCGGAACCTTTACTCATCTCCCCTGGCCTGCTTTAAAAACTCCGCATCCTTATCATCCAGAGCATGCAGCCCCGCAAAATCCTCCATGTGGTGGGTAAACTCATGGGCCACAGTGGCGAAGATCTCATCCTTCCAGGTCTCCTCGTCCTCGTCAGCAAGCAGAGCGGCAAAGGAGCCGTAGTAGAGTACAATATACCGCCCCAGCATATCATTGCAGTACTCCCCCATGATGTACATCTCCCCTGGGGGAAACGCCGGGTCGGGCAGGGCCTGCTCCTCCAGCTGGATGCCTCCGTCCAGCTCTTCAAAAAACGCGTCCGGGAACTGCTGGGCGATCTCCTCCAGCCAGTCCCCCATGGTCTCGTAGCTGGGCACCATGGCAAACGCCTCCTTTTCTTCCTTTTCCTCAGGATATCAAAAACTATGCTCCCATACAAGGGTCAGAAAACCTTCGAAAAAACTTAAGAATTATTCCATATCAATTTAATCTTTCTGCGGTATGGTATAGAAGACATCCCTTGGACAGAAAAGAGGTTTTCCCTATGCCATCCCGTTCCCGCGAGGCTGCCGCCTCCACAAAGAAAAAACGTCGCCGTTCCCCCCTGCCCTGGATTCTTCTGGTCCTGGTGGCAGTGGTGGGAGGCTATCGCCTCTATACCGGCTATTTCCCCTTCCAGCCCCGCCACTCCCTGGACGGCCAGACCATCAGCAGCGAGACTCTCTCCCAGCTGCGTGAACTGGCCAAGGAGGAGACCCAGGCTAAATACATCCTGAAAAATCTGGACGACTACCCCGCCAATCTGCTCTCCCTGCTTGCCCGCAACAGTGAAACTCTGGACTTTGTGGCGGGCTATCCCCAGCACAAGCACGACACCCCCGCCGACACGGTGGGCGAGGTGACAAAGGGAGAGTTCCCCCTGCTCATACAGTGGGATATGCGCTGGGGCTACGCCAACTACGGCGATGGTCTGATGGCTCTCAACGGCTGCGGCCCCACCGCCCTGTCCATGGTGATCTGCGGCCTCACTGGAGACAACACCATCACCCCCTACACCGTGGCCCAGTACGCTGACAGCCAAGGGCTGTATGTGGACGGCGTGGGCACCAGCTGGGATCTGATGCGCACAGGAGCCGAACACTTCGGTCTCACCGCCAAGGAGCTGCCCCTGGACGAGGGCGTGGTCACCCGCGCTCTGAAAAACGGCCAGCCCATCATTTGCAGCGTCGGCCCCGGCGACTTTACCACCAGCGGCCACTTTATCGTGTTGGTGGGCATGGAGGACGGCAAAATTCGGGTCAACGATCCCAACCGCCACTCCACCAGCTCTCAGCTGTGGGACTACGACACCCTGGCCGGACAGATCAACAATCTGTGGGCCTACTCCCTGGCCTGACCCTTCCCTGCCGGAGCAAAACGGGGTATAATAGAGATAAGAATCCGTGCTTAGATTTGGAACCCCTCCACCCTGTATTCCGTCTAAATCAGTAGAGAGGAAACACCGGAAAGGAGTGTACTGCCATGAAACGAACGGTATCCATCTTGCTGGCCTCTGCCCTACTCTTATCTCTGGCAAGCTGCGGCCCCAAAGGGGAGTCTTCCGATCCCCAGGGCAGTCAGAGCTCGTCCCAGAGCCAGGCCGAGGCCGTCTTTACCACCCTGAAGGAGCCCACCTACCCCGAATTTCCCCAGTTTCCCCAGCAGCCCGAGGACGGCCCTGACGCTGACTGGGACGCCTATTATAACGCCTACGACGAGTATTACAGCGCGGTGATGGAGCTGCGCAGCGGCGGCATCCCTGAGGGCACCCGCTTTGCCCTGAGCGACTTTGCCGCCAAGAGCACTCCCCTGGCTCTGGCAGGCCAGGAGGGGAAAAACGCCGCTTACTCCCCTGCCTCCCTGTGGGCGGCTCTTGCCATGCTGGTACCCTGCGCCCAGGGCGACAGTCAGGCCCAGCTGCTCTCCGCCCTGGGGGTGGCCGGTCAGCGGGAGCTCACCGACCAGGTGGGTCGCCTGTGGAAGGGCCTGTATACCAACGACGGGGTGAGCAGCCTGATTTTGTCCAACTCCGTGTGGCTCAATGATGCTCAGGAGGGGAACTACGTCCAGTCCACCCTGGACACGTTGGGCCGGGACTACTTTGCCGGGGTATACACCACCCCCATGGGCACTGCCGGAGCCAATCAGGCCATCACGGACTGGATTTCCAAGGAGACAGGCGGTCTCATCGGCGGAGATGGGCCGGTGGTGGAGACCACACCGGACACCCTGCTTCTGCTGGCCTCCTCCCTCTACTACAAGGCAGCCTGGCTGGAGCCCTTTGATGCCTCCCAGACCCAGGCGGGAGACTTCACCACCGCCGCAGGGAATACCGTCTCCGCAGACTTTATGCACGCTTCCAAAGCGGGTAGTTTTCTGAAACGGGATGGCTATCAGGCTGCTGCTCTGGAAACCCAACTGGGCGAGATGTTCTTCGTCCTGCCAGAGGAGGGCACAGCTCCCGAGACGCTGCTCAATGACCCCAACTTCCTGTCCAGCCTCAGCTCCGGAGCCGCCGATGTGCAGTACGGTACGGTGGAGTGGTCGGTACCCAAGTTTGACCTGTCCGCCGACCTGGACCTGATGAACACCCTGAAATCTCTGGGCATCACCGACCTGCTGGATGGCGACAAAGCGGATCTCAGCGGTCTCACCTCTCTGGACGCCTATCTGAACCAGGCCCAGCAGATGACCCGGGTGAGTGTAAACGAAGAAGGCGTGGAGGCCGCCGCCGTTACCATATTGGGCATGGGAGCGGGCGCGCCGCCTGACGAAACCTGCATCATGGAGCTGAATCGCCCCTTCCTGTTCGTACTGCGCAGCCAGGGTGTGACCCTATTTGTCGGCGTGGTGAATGAGGTGTAATTCTTTCTCTGATATAGCAAGCGTCCCCGCAGGGTGAGTTCCTGCGGGGACGCTTTTTGTGTTTGGAGGGTTCCGCCCTGCGGGGCGAGGAGAGGCGATGTTCCTTTCTGAGCGATCAGAAAGGAACCAAAGAATCGCTGGGGGTTGATTCCGGTGAGCGCCTTCGCGGAGCGGGCGCTCACAGTCATCTGCCCCCCAGGCCCCCATTACGGGGGACGCCCTCCAGAAAGATTGGTTTTGACCTCCCGGCGGGCAAAGACAAGATCTGTGATTCTTTTTGCCTCGGGCCTTAGGCCCTTTATGTGCAAAATTTGGTGGAAAGGTGCGTTGAAATAACACCGCCTACTCTGGCAAAACTGTGGCGGTTAGTCAGCTCGACCACCGCCGCACCAAACAGGTAGGCAAGCACCAGGCGGCGTGCGTTAGTGTGGCAATGCCTTCAAATTTTGATGGTAGCAGGCCCCTGTGGGCCGAGAATAGGACGGAAACCGGTCTTGATTTTGCCCGCCGGAAAACACCTAAGGCCCAAAGGGACACGCCCCCGTAAACAGGGGTCCGGGGAAAAGGTGACTGTGAGTGCCCGCTCCGCGAAGGCGCTCACCGGAGCCATTCCCCGGCGGCGTTTTGGTTCCTTTGCCGCCGTGGGCAAAGGAACCCGCCCCGCAGGGCGGAACCCTGAAATAAAAACGTGGGAGCGACGAAGAATGTCACTCCCACGAAAAACTCTCTTACGGGCGTAGAGGCGAAACGAAGTTTCGCACAAAGTTCTTTGCCAAGCTTTCTTTTAAGAAAGCGGGGGTTATTCGACGGTTTTCAGCGACTCCACCATATCCAGCTTTTTGAGCTTCCGGTGGGCCGCCAAGTTCACCACCA
Encoded here:
- a CDS encoding PepSY domain-containing protein, encoding MTDHELERRLRTALDHAAPNDLEGVLSRCETGKGTVIDMTNAVETKKKKKRWAPLAAAACLALVLVGGGGGYYYYSANNAVASLVSLDVNPSIQLEVNKNEKVLSATPMNDDGAEILDGMDLKGTQADVAMYAIIGSLLQHGYVDELANSILITVEDDDQARGEKLQQELTAQADAALANAQVNGAVLAQTLQNSEELSQKAQEYGISTGKAALIQAIVAGSNNTKTFEDLVGLSINELNLLYTAQAPLEGQTSGNEQNTGTANTAPITTSGSASQSAYIGLEAAKEAALKHAGVSASDATFVEAEYDYDDGRMVYEVEFHVKGTEYDYEIDAQTGAVVKYKNEQNGANTGASGSANTSSFIGESAAKAAALNHAGVSESSTKYCNAWLEYDDGRAECYEVEFMAGNTRYEYKIALTSATVLESERESYGGSGSSGQSTGQSGSQTSGGSGTSSTDIGAEKAKSIALNHAGVSASQTSEMKVEQDWDDGVLEYEVEFKAGGVEYEYTIHGGTGQILKYESDRD
- a CDS encoding metallopeptidase family protein; this translates as MVPSYETMGDWLEEIAQQFPDAFFEELDGGIQLEEQALPDPAFPPGEMYIMGEYCNDMLGRYIVLYYGSFAALLADEDEETWKDEIFATVAHEFTHHMEDFAGLHALDDKDAEFLKQARGDE
- a CDS encoding C39 family peptidase; this translates as MPSRSREAAASTKKKRRRSPLPWILLVLVAVVGGYRLYTGYFPFQPRHSLDGQTISSETLSQLRELAKEETQAKYILKNLDDYPANLLSLLARNSETLDFVAGYPQHKHDTPADTVGEVTKGEFPLLIQWDMRWGYANYGDGLMALNGCGPTALSMVICGLTGDNTITPYTVAQYADSQGLYVDGVGTSWDLMRTGAEHFGLTAKELPLDEGVVTRALKNGQPIICSVGPGDFTTSGHFIVLVGMEDGKIRVNDPNRHSTSSQLWDYDTLAGQINNLWAYSLA
- a CDS encoding serpin family protein; amino-acid sequence: MKRTVSILLASALLLSLASCGPKGESSDPQGSQSSSQSQAEAVFTTLKEPTYPEFPQFPQQPEDGPDADWDAYYNAYDEYYSAVMELRSGGIPEGTRFALSDFAAKSTPLALAGQEGKNAAYSPASLWAALAMLVPCAQGDSQAQLLSALGVAGQRELTDQVGRLWKGLYTNDGVSSLILSNSVWLNDAQEGNYVQSTLDTLGRDYFAGVYTTPMGTAGANQAITDWISKETGGLIGGDGPVVETTPDTLLLLASSLYYKAAWLEPFDASQTQAGDFTTAAGNTVSADFMHASKAGSFLKRDGYQAAALETQLGEMFFVLPEEGTAPETLLNDPNFLSSLSSGAADVQYGTVEWSVPKFDLSADLDLMNTLKSLGITDLLDGDKADLSGLTSLDAYLNQAQQMTRVSVNEEGVEAAAVTILGMGAGAPPDETCIMELNRPFLFVLRSQGVTLFVGVVNEV